In Nymphaea colorata isolate Beijing-Zhang1983 chromosome 5, ASM883128v2, whole genome shotgun sequence, one genomic interval encodes:
- the LOC116255008 gene encoding probable protein phosphatase 2C 73 produces MGACCSKQFGDGGTLDDGGDGAFQGEGGVRIRLQGSCTVASMYTQQGRKGINQDAMTLWEDFGGEKDKIFCGVFDGHGPYGHKVARHVRDSLPLKISAHFDALQEADYECDEESNGTCGGDQDGWPKDLSSWKSIFVRSFKEMDKELSMHPSIDCFCSGSTAVSLVKQGEHLLVANLGDSRAVLCTRDDNNQLVPVQLTVDLKPNLPKEAERIKQCRGRVFALEEEPDVHRLWLPDENCPGLAMARAFGDFCLKDFGLISVPEIFYRRLTHKDEFVVLATDGVWDVLSNAEVVKIVSSSRNRSMAAKSLVERAVRSWKSKYPTSRIDDCAVICLFLKVPYPDSKSIRAGEVDSPKEKSVTCESVNGKADGEAAIVEQVEVPCLKEQDWEGLDGVSRANSIVKLPRFSGSFNSEEQKEKQEG; encoded by the exons ATGGGAGCTTGTTGTAGCAAGCAGTTTGGCGATGGAGGGACTCTTGATGATGGTGGTGACGGAGCCTTCCAAGGGGAAGGAGGGGTGCGCATTAGGCTTCAGGGATCCTGCACAGTGGCCTCCATGTATACCCAACAAGGGAGGAAGGGTATCAACCAAGATGCAATGACCCTTTGGGAG GATTTTGGAGGCGAGAAGGACAAGATCTTCTGTGGGGTATTTGATGGGCATGGTCCTTACGGTCATAAGGTTGCTCGCCACGTTAGGGACAGTCTGCCCCTAAAGATCTCCGCCCATTTTGATGCCCTGCAGGAGGCTGATTACGAATGTGATGAAGAAAGTAATGGTACTTGTGGTGGTGATCAGGATGGCTGGCCGAAAGATCTGTCCTCATGGAAATCTATTTTCGTGAGATCTTTTAAGGAAATGGACAAAGAACTGAGCATGCATCCTTCTATAGATTGCTTTTGCAGTGGTTCAACGGCCGTTTCTCTTGTTAAGCAG GGTGAGCATTTGTTAGTTGCAAATTTAGGGGATTCACGGGCGGTTTTATGCACTAGAGATGATAACAATCAACTAGTCCCGGTTCAACTCACCGTGGACTTGAAACCCAATCTTCCAA AGGAAGCAGAAAGAATCAAACAGTGTAGAGGGAGAGTTTTCGCGCTAGAAGAAGAGCCAGATGTGCATAGATTATGGCTACCTGATGAAAATTGTCCTGGCCTAGCCATGGCCAGAGCATTTGGGGATTTTTGCTTGAAAGATTTTGGTCTTATATCTGTACCAGAGATCTTTTACAGAAGACTAACTCACAAGGATGAATTCGTTGTTCTAGCCACAGATGGG GTGTGGGATGTTCTATCAAATGCTGAGGTTGTAAAAATTGTTTCTTCTTCACGCAATAGATCAATGGCTGCTAAGTCACTGGTGGAACGAGCAGTTCGATCCTGGAAGTCAAAATACCCAACCTCAAGGATCGACGATTGTGCAgtcatatgtttgtttcttaAGGTGCCTTACCCAGATTCAAAGTCCATCCGTGCTGGAGAGGTTGATAGTCCGAAGGAGAAATCGGTTACCTGCGAGTCTGTGAATGGGAAAGCTGATGGTGAGGCAGCGATAGTTGAACAAGTTGAAGTTCCATGTCTTAAGGAACAAGATTGGGAAGGTCTTGATGGTGTGAGCAGAGCAAATTCCATAGTCAAGCTGCCAAGGTTCTCTGGCAGTTTCAATTCAGAAGAGCAGAAGGAGAAACAAGAGGGTTGA